A genomic segment from Vanacampus margaritifer isolate UIUO_Vmar chromosome 3, RoL_Vmar_1.0, whole genome shotgun sequence encodes:
- the vamp8 gene encoding vesicle-associated membrane protein 8, with amino-acid sequence MDYDPERGGEVSQAEQIDKMESLRNQVDDVKGVMTQNVDRILARGERLDDLMGKSEDLQDGAKHFKHTSHKVARSYWWKNVKLVVVIVVIVLIIVLIIILLATGVIPVSAPLPPIVEPTPSP; translated from the exons GAGCGAGGGGGTGAGGTTTCACAGGCAGAACAGATTGATAAAATGGAGTCTTTAAGGAATCAAGTAGATGATGTGAAAGGCGTGATGACGCAGAATGTGGACCGAATCCTGGCCCGAGGGGAGAGATTGGATGACCTCATGGGCAAGTCGGAGGATCTGCAAGACGGG GCGAAGCACTTCAAGCACACGTCTCATAAAGTGGCTCGCTCCTACTGGTGGAAGAACGTCAAGCTGGTTGTGGTCATCGTGGTCATCGTCCTCATCATCGTGCTCATCATTATCCTCCTGGCCACCGGTGTCATACCCGTCAGTGCACCTCTGCCGCCGATTGTCGAACCCACGCCCAGCCcataa
- the vamp5 gene encoding vesicle-associated membrane protein 5 — MNGKSRLQQAQEDAEEVKDIMLDNLNKADERSGKLTDLEDRADELLKKGRAFEKKTFQVKEKTRWKNKKMKIVLIVLAVVVALIVIGVIIYVAT; from the exons ATG AATGGGAAAAGCCGATTGCAGCAGGCCCAGGAGGATGCGGAGGAGGTGAAAGACATCATGCTGGACAACCTCAACAAGGCGGATGAGCGATCAGGAAAACTGACCGACCTGGAGGACAGAGCTGATGAGCTGctaaaaaag GGTCGAGCCTTTGAAAAGAAAACCTTCCAAGTGAAGGAAAAAACAAGATGGAAGAATAAGAAGATGAAAATAGTCTTAATTGTACTTGCAGTTGTTGTGGCCCTCATCGTAATTGGAGTCATCATATATGTTGCAACATAG